The following proteins come from a genomic window of Pseudomonas putida:
- the glgA gene encoding glycogen synthase GlgA has product MISAAVEPHVDAFKPDNREPLTPDFATTGKAPGAQRQYNPNMRKILFVTSEIADLVKTGGLGDVSAALPRALAHLHDVRVLIPGYRQVMESDNPIHIVGELGGHAALPPCKIGRMDMADGLVIYVLICPELYQRDGTPYGANNGRDWPDNHIRFARLGLAAAEIAAGEGKIHWTPEVVHAHDWPAGLAPAYMHWRGLNTPTLFTIHNLAYQGVYSRGCSPELAIPEHAMQQEGMEFYGKLSFLKAGLAYSSHITTVSATYAREITTPEFGCGLDGFLASKAQQGLLGGIPNGIDESWDSATDKHLQHNFSINDWEGKARNTQEVRELFGLEDSEGPLFAVVSRLVYQKGLDLTLGVADYIVEQGGQIAIIGRGEPEEEQAMRELALRHPGRIGVRIGFNETDARRMFAGSDFLLMPSRYEPCGLSQMYAQRFGSLPVARNTGGLADTIECGVTGFLFNESTVESYRQALSRAFYVYGKKDLLNAMRCLSMTQPFNWCQAVEPYARLYEDLVKQAQLSHY; this is encoded by the coding sequence ATGATCAGTGCCGCTGTCGAGCCTCACGTAGACGCTTTCAAACCGGATAACCGCGAGCCGCTCACCCCGGACTTCGCAACGACAGGCAAGGCACCCGGCGCCCAGCGCCAGTACAACCCGAACATGCGCAAGATTCTGTTCGTGACTTCGGAAATCGCCGACCTGGTGAAAACCGGCGGCCTGGGTGACGTGTCCGCTGCCCTGCCCCGTGCCCTGGCGCACCTGCACGATGTGCGGGTACTTATCCCCGGCTACCGCCAGGTAATGGAAAGCGACAACCCGATACATATCGTGGGTGAGCTGGGCGGCCATGCGGCCCTGCCGCCATGCAAGATCGGGCGCATGGACATGGCCGACGGCCTGGTCATCTATGTATTGATCTGCCCCGAACTGTACCAGCGCGACGGAACACCCTATGGTGCCAACAATGGCCGCGACTGGCCCGACAACCACATCCGCTTTGCCCGCCTGGGCCTGGCTGCTGCCGAAATCGCTGCTGGCGAAGGCAAGATCCACTGGACGCCGGAAGTGGTGCACGCGCATGACTGGCCCGCCGGCCTGGCCCCGGCCTACATGCACTGGCGCGGCCTGAATACGCCCACGTTGTTCACCATCCACAACCTGGCGTACCAAGGTGTGTACAGCCGCGGCTGCAGCCCGGAGCTGGCGATACCCGAACATGCCATGCAGCAGGAAGGCATGGAGTTCTACGGCAAGCTGTCGTTCCTCAAGGCCGGGCTGGCCTACTCCAGCCACATCACCACAGTCAGCGCCACCTATGCCCGGGAAATCACCACCCCGGAATTCGGTTGCGGCCTGGACGGCTTCCTCGCCAGCAAGGCCCAGCAAGGCCTGCTCGGTGGCATCCCCAACGGCATCGACGAAAGCTGGGACTCAGCCACCGACAAGCACCTGCAGCACAACTTCAGCATCAACGACTGGGAGGGCAAAGCGCGTAACACCCAGGAGGTACGTGAGCTGTTCGGCCTGGAAGATTCCGAAGGCCCGTTATTCGCCGTGGTGTCGCGGCTGGTCTATCAAAAGGGCCTGGACCTGACCCTGGGCGTGGCCGACTACATCGTCGAGCAGGGCGGGCAGATTGCGATCATCGGCCGCGGCGAACCGGAAGAGGAACAGGCCATGCGCGAGCTGGCGCTGCGTCACCCGGGCCGCATCGGTGTGCGTATCGGCTTCAATGAAACCGACGCCCGGCGCATGTTCGCCGGCAGCGATTTCCTGCTGATGCCGTCGCGCTACGAGCCGTGCGGCCTCAGCCAGATGTACGCGCAACGCTTCGGCTCGCTGCCGGTGGCACGCAATACCGGCGGCCTGGCCGACACCATCGAGTGCGGCGTGACAGGCTTCCTGTTCAACGAGTCTACCGTTGAGAGCTATCGCCAGGCACTCAGCCGCGCCTTTTATGTATATGGTAAGAAGGACCTGCTGAACGCCATGCGCTGCCTGTCGATGACCCAGCCGTTCAACTGGTGCCAGGCGGTTGAACCCTACGCCCGCCTGTACGAGGACCTGGTCAAGCAGGCACAGCTGAGCCACTACTGA
- the gnd gene encoding decarboxylating 6-phosphogluconate dehydrogenase, whose translation MQLGIIGLGRMGGNIARRLMRAGHRTVVHDRNREAITGLEGEGAQGAHDLGALVQKLKAPRAVWVMLPAGDPTEQTIAQLAELLEPGDAIIDGGNTFYKDDMRRAAELAKRGLHYLDVGTSGGVWGLDRGYCMMIGGEKDVFERLEPLFKALAPGVGDIPRTHGRNGEHQRAEHGYIHAGPPGAGHYVKMVHNGIEYGLMQAYAEGFDLLRSKGGNELPEDQRFDLNVAEIAEVWRRGSVVTSWLLDLTADALVADPQLSQFSGSVSDSGEGRWTIDAAVEQAVPVPVLSSALFARFRSRQQQGTYGDKILSAMRLGFGGHIEKKGE comes from the coding sequence ATGCAACTGGGAATCATCGGGCTGGGCCGTATGGGCGGCAATATCGCAAGGCGCCTGATGCGCGCCGGCCACCGCACCGTAGTGCACGACCGCAACCGTGAAGCCATCACCGGCCTGGAGGGCGAAGGCGCCCAGGGCGCGCACGACCTCGGTGCACTGGTGCAAAAGCTGAAAGCGCCGCGCGCGGTATGGGTGATGCTGCCGGCTGGCGACCCCACCGAGCAGACCATCGCCCAGCTGGCCGAATTGCTGGAGCCGGGCGATGCGATCATCGACGGCGGCAACACCTTCTACAAGGACGACATGCGCCGCGCTGCAGAGCTGGCCAAGCGCGGCCTGCATTATCTGGACGTTGGGACTTCCGGCGGCGTGTGGGGCCTTGACCGCGGCTACTGCATGATGATCGGTGGCGAAAAGGACGTTTTCGAGCGCCTGGAACCGCTGTTCAAGGCGCTGGCGCCGGGCGTGGGCGACATCCCGCGTACCCATGGCCGCAACGGCGAGCACCAGCGTGCCGAGCACGGCTACATCCACGCCGGCCCACCCGGCGCCGGGCACTACGTGAAAATGGTGCATAACGGCATCGAGTACGGCCTGATGCAGGCCTATGCCGAAGGCTTCGACCTGCTGCGCAGCAAAGGCGGCAACGAGCTGCCCGAAGACCAGCGCTTCGACCTGAACGTGGCCGAAATTGCCGAAGTGTGGCGACGCGGCAGCGTGGTGACCTCGTGGCTGCTCGACCTCACCGCCGATGCGCTGGTGGCTGACCCGCAGCTGTCGCAATTCAGTGGCTCGGTGTCCGACAGTGGCGAAGGCCGTTGGACCATCGACGCCGCCGTCGAGCAGGCGGTGCCGGTGCCAGTGTTGTCCAGCGCCCTGTTCGCGCGCTTCCGTTCGCGCCAGCAACAGGGCACCTATGGTGACAAGATCCTCTCGGCCATGCGCCTGGGCTTCGGTGGCCACATCGAGAAGAAAGGCGAATGA
- a CDS encoding glucose-6-phosphate dehydrogenase: MTKQTIAAAPPCTLFLFGANGDLVKRLLMPALYNLSRDGLLDRNLRIVGVDHNPASAETFAARLHAFMVERDKGGEGSAKCLDEKLWARLAKRLDYQTGDFLDPATYQALARRIDKTSHGNAIFYLATSPRFFPEVAQRLGQAGLLDESAGGFRRVVVEKPFGTDLASAEALNACLLKVMGERQIYRIDHYLGKETVQNILVSRFSNGLFESFWNNHYIDHVQITAAETVGVETRGAFYDSTGALRDMVPNHLFQLLAMVAMEPPAAFGADAVRGEKAKVVGAIRPWSAKMALKNSVRGQYSAGKQGRKSLPGYRQEPNVAPDSQTETYVALKVMIDNWRWAGVPFYLRTGKRMSVRDTEIAICFKPAPYAQFRESELERPKPNYLKIQIQPNEGMWFDLQAKRPGPELVMENVELGFAYKDFFKMTPATGYETLIYDCLTGDQTLFQRADNIENGWRAVQPFLDAWAQGGEVHEYSAGEDGPEAGNELLSRDKREWHRLG; this comes from the coding sequence ATGACTAAACAGACCATTGCGGCCGCCCCCCCTTGTACCCTGTTCCTGTTCGGCGCCAATGGCGACCTGGTCAAGCGCCTGCTGATGCCAGCGCTGTACAACCTCAGCCGCGACGGTTTACTGGACCGTAACCTGCGCATCGTCGGCGTCGACCATAACCCGGCCAGCGCCGAAACGTTCGCCGCGCGCCTGCACGCGTTCATGGTCGAGCGTGACAAAGGCGGCGAGGGCAGCGCCAAGTGCCTGGACGAGAAGCTATGGGCCCGTCTGGCCAAGCGCCTGGATTACCAGACGGGAGACTTTCTCGATCCGGCCACCTACCAGGCCCTGGCCAGGCGCATCGACAAGACCAGTCACGGCAATGCTATTTTCTACCTGGCCACGTCGCCGCGCTTTTTTCCCGAGGTGGCGCAGCGCCTGGGGCAGGCAGGCCTGTTGGACGAGTCGGCCGGCGGCTTTCGTCGGGTGGTGGTTGAAAAACCGTTCGGCACCGACCTGGCTAGCGCCGAGGCACTCAACGCCTGCCTGCTGAAGGTGATGGGCGAGCGGCAGATCTATCGCATCGACCATTACCTGGGCAAGGAAACGGTGCAGAACATTCTGGTCAGCCGCTTTTCCAACGGCCTGTTCGAATCGTTCTGGAACAATCACTACATCGATCACGTGCAGATCACCGCAGCGGAAACTGTCGGTGTCGAGACTCGGGGTGCGTTCTATGACAGCACCGGCGCTCTGCGCGACATGGTGCCCAACCACCTGTTCCAGTTGCTGGCGATGGTGGCCATGGAGCCGCCGGCCGCGTTCGGCGCCGATGCGGTGCGCGGTGAAAAGGCCAAGGTGGTCGGCGCTATCCGCCCATGGTCGGCAAAAATGGCCCTGAAAAACTCCGTGCGAGGCCAGTACAGCGCCGGCAAGCAGGGGCGCAAGTCGTTGCCAGGCTACCGCCAGGAGCCCAACGTCGCGCCGGACAGCCAGACCGAGACTTACGTGGCGCTGAAGGTGATGATCGACAACTGGCGCTGGGCCGGCGTGCCGTTCTACCTGCGCACCGGCAAGCGCATGAGCGTGCGTGACACCGAGATTGCCATCTGCTTCAAGCCCGCACCGTATGCGCAGTTTCGCGAGTCGGAGCTGGAACGGCCCAAACCCAACTACCTGAAAATCCAGATCCAGCCCAATGAAGGCATGTGGTTCGACCTGCAAGCCAAACGGCCCGGGCCGGAACTGGTGATGGAGAATGTCGAGTTGGGCTTTGCCTACAAGGACTTCTTCAAGATGACCCCGGCCACTGGCTACGAGACGCTGATCTATGACTGCCTGACCGGTGACCAGACCCTGTTCCAGCGGGCAGACAACATCGAGAACGGCTGGCGGGCGGTGCAGCCGTTTCTCGATGCCTGGGCCCAGGGCGGCGAGGTGCATGAGTATTCGGCTGGCGAGGACGGACCTGAGGCCGGCAATGAATTGCTGTCCCGCGACAAGCGGGAGTGGCACCGTTTGGGGTGA
- a CDS encoding glycoside hydrolase family 15 protein, with protein MPAHIEDYALLGNCRSAALVSRDGSLDWLCLPRFDAPAVFAALLGNEENGRWRLAPCDPVVHSSRQYLGDTLVLETTWVTASGRARVLDFMPLGEVNSVVRIVEGLSGETHFEMDLVMRFDYGRSVPWVERLDPLTLSAVAGPDRLILCSTVPPQARDHHTGCRFRVSTGQRQVFSLRHQPSHLPMQPDCEIDEALANTREQWQAFADRCPQVGPYSALVRRSLLTLKAMTYAPTGGMVAAVTTSLPERVGGERNWDYRFCWLRDATMTLLAFMNLGYFDEAQAWREWLLRSVAGNPEQMQIMYGLAGERDLQEFTLPWLAGYEHSQPVRVGNAASAQTQLDIYGELADAMTQAIKGGLPRHPRSAAISRLILPYVEGIWREPDEGIWEVRGGRQQFVHSKVMAWVAFDRAAGLADTTEEGRERGQHYRQVADEIHRDVCEHGLDASGRFFVQAYGSTEMDASLLQIALTGFLPADDPRFMRTLEQIEQRLMKNGLLLRYDSDSCSDGLTPGEGTFLVCSFWLADVYVLLGRQAKAEALYQHLTSLCNDLGLLAEQYDPAGRRMLGNFPQAFSHIGIINTALNLHRAQCPARDRARCG; from the coding sequence ATGCCTGCCCACATCGAAGACTATGCCCTGCTGGGCAACTGCCGCAGTGCGGCGCTGGTCAGCCGCGATGGCTCGCTGGACTGGCTGTGCCTGCCACGCTTCGACGCCCCCGCCGTGTTCGCGGCCCTGCTGGGCAACGAAGAAAACGGCCGCTGGCGCCTGGCCCCTTGCGACCCGGTAGTGCACAGCAGCCGCCAATACCTGGGCGACACCCTGGTTTTGGAAACCACCTGGGTGACCGCAAGCGGTCGTGCCCGGGTGCTCGACTTCATGCCCTTGGGCGAGGTCAACTCGGTGGTGCGCATTGTCGAAGGCTTGTCTGGCGAAACCCATTTCGAAATGGACCTGGTCATGCGCTTCGACTACGGCCGCAGCGTGCCCTGGGTGGAACGACTCGACCCACTGACCCTCAGCGCCGTCGCCGGCCCTGATCGGCTGATCCTGTGCAGCACCGTGCCTCCGCAAGCCCGCGACCACCATACCGGCTGCCGCTTTCGCGTCAGCACGGGCCAGCGCCAGGTCTTCAGCCTGCGTCACCAGCCCTCGCACTTGCCGATGCAGCCCGACTGTGAAATCGACGAAGCCCTGGCCAACACCCGCGAGCAATGGCAGGCCTTCGCCGACCGCTGCCCGCAGGTCGGGCCATATTCCGCCCTGGTGCGCCGCTCGCTTCTCACCCTCAAGGCCATGACCTACGCCCCCACCGGCGGTATGGTCGCTGCCGTCACCACTTCGCTGCCCGAGCGTGTGGGTGGCGAGCGCAACTGGGACTACCGCTTCTGTTGGTTGCGCGACGCGACCATGACCCTGCTGGCCTTCATGAACCTTGGCTACTTCGACGAGGCCCAGGCCTGGCGCGAGTGGCTGCTGCGCTCGGTGGCCGGCAACCCCGAGCAGATGCAGATCATGTATGGCCTGGCTGGCGAGCGGGACCTGCAGGAGTTCACCTTGCCGTGGCTGGCCGGTTATGAGCATTCACAGCCGGTGCGGGTGGGCAACGCGGCCTCTGCGCAGACACAGCTGGACATCTATGGCGAACTGGCCGATGCGATGACCCAGGCGATCAAGGGCGGGTTGCCCCGCCACCCGCGCAGCGCCGCCATTTCGCGCTTGATCTTGCCTTATGTCGAGGGTATCTGGCGCGAGCCGGACGAAGGCATCTGGGAAGTGCGTGGCGGCCGGCAGCAGTTCGTGCACTCCAAGGTGATGGCCTGGGTCGCCTTCGACCGCGCCGCAGGGCTGGCCGACACCACGGAAGAAGGCCGCGAGCGCGGGCAGCATTATCGCCAGGTGGCTGACGAGATTCACCGCGACGTGTGCGAGCACGGCCTGGACGCCAGCGGCCGGTTCTTTGTCCAGGCCTATGGTTCGACCGAAATGGACGCCAGCCTGTTGCAGATCGCTCTGACCGGCTTCCTGCCGGCAGATGACCCACGCTTCATGCGTACTCTGGAGCAGATCGAACAGCGCCTGATGAAGAACGGCCTGTTGCTGCGCTATGACAGTGACAGTTGCAGCGACGGCTTGACGCCGGGGGAGGGCACTTTCCTGGTGTGTTCGTTCTGGCTGGCTGACGTTTATGTATTGCTGGGGCGCCAGGCCAAAGCCGAAGCGCTGTACCAACACCTGACCAGCCTGTGCAACGACCTCGGCCTGCTGGCCGAACAGTACGACCCGGCCGGCCGCCGCATGCTCGGCAACTTCCCCCAGGCCTTCAGCCACATAGGCATCATCAACACCGCGCTCAATCTGCACCGCGCACAGTGCCCGGCGCGCGACCGGGCGCGTTGTGGGTAG
- a CDS encoding VOC family protein: protein MGIRGTDRQIDNIEFNVSDISRSKAFYGSVFGWAFTDYGPTYTEFSDGRLTGGFTTGEPVRPGGPLVILYTDDLAATQQRIEAAGAKISRATFAFPGGRRFHFIDPDGYELAVWTAQA from the coding sequence ATGGGCATTCGCGGTACTGACCGGCAGATCGACAACATCGAGTTCAATGTCAGCGACATTTCACGGAGCAAGGCCTTCTATGGCAGCGTGTTTGGTTGGGCGTTCACCGACTACGGGCCTACCTATACCGAGTTCAGTGATGGCCGGTTGACGGGTGGCTTCACCACGGGTGAGCCGGTGCGTCCGGGTGGGCCCCTGGTTATCTTGTACACCGACGACCTGGCGGCCACGCAGCAGCGGATCGAAGCCGCCGGGGCGAAAATCAGCCGGGCGACCTTTGCCTTTCCCGGCGGGCGGCGCTTTCATTTCATTGACCCGGACGGTTATGAGCTGGCGGTGTGGACGGCCCAAGCCTGA
- a CDS encoding TetR family transcriptional regulator, with amino-acid sequence MANHKIEIRRRNIEKILQAAEKVFAEKGYGATSMGDIAEQAELPRSNLHYYFSTKDELFRAVLQDLLDVWKQDALCFENFDDPRVVLTSYIRAKMGHSRSRPLGSKIWAEEMLHGAPVLGVNLDESLVPWAKMKEAKIRCWVEEGRILPVEPSALLYMIWASTQHYADFGYQVQLLNGGEMLSDMAFESAVQTVTSVILRGIGLEP; translated from the coding sequence ATGGCCAATCACAAGATCGAAATCCGCCGACGCAATATCGAAAAAATCCTGCAAGCGGCGGAGAAGGTGTTTGCTGAAAAGGGCTATGGCGCCACCTCCATGGGGGATATCGCCGAGCAGGCTGAGCTGCCACGCTCCAACCTGCATTATTACTTCAGCACCAAGGATGAGCTGTTCCGCGCAGTGCTGCAGGACCTGCTGGATGTGTGGAAGCAGGACGCCCTGTGCTTCGAGAACTTCGACGACCCGCGTGTGGTGCTGACCAGCTACATCCGGGCGAAGATGGGCCATTCGCGCTCGCGGCCGCTGGGCTCGAAAATCTGGGCCGAAGAGATGCTGCATGGGGCGCCGGTGCTGGGGGTTAACCTCGACGAAAGCTTGGTGCCCTGGGCGAAGATGAAAGAAGCCAAGATCCGCTGCTGGGTGGAAGAGGGGCGCATCTTGCCGGTGGAGCCGTCGGCGCTGCTGTACATGATCTGGGCCTCGACCCAGCATTACGCCGACTTCGGTTACCAGGTGCAGTTGCTGAACGGCGGCGAGATGCTGTCGGACATGGCGTTCGAGAGTGCCGTGCAAACGGTGACCAGCGTGATCTTGCGGGGGATCGGGCTGGAGCCGTGA
- the preA gene encoding NAD-dependent dihydropyrimidine dehydrogenase subunit PreA, translated as MADLSIVFAGIKAPNPFWLASAPPTDKAYNVVRAFEAGWGGVVWKTLGEDPAAVNVSSRYSAHYGPNRQVQGINNIELITDRSLDINLREITQVKKDWPDRALIVSLMVPCIEESWKFILPLVEATGADGIELNFGCPHGMPERGMGAAVGQVPEYVEMVTRWCKTYCALPVIVKLTPNITDIRQSARAAHRGGADAVSLINTINSITSVDLDRMVAHPIVGDQSTHGGYCGSAVKPIALNMVAEIARDPETRGLPICGIGGIGNWRDAAEFMALGSGAVQVCTAAMLHGFRIVEDMQDGLARWMDQHGHRNIEAFRGQAVGHTTDWKYLDINYKSVAHIDQEACIGCGRCHIACEDTSHQAIASTLKADGTHAYSVIEEECVGCNLCQITCPVEDCIEMEAQDTGKPYLNWTQDPRNPYREAS; from the coding sequence ATGGCCGACTTGTCTATCGTATTTGCCGGCATCAAGGCACCCAACCCCTTCTGGCTGGCCTCCGCACCGCCAACCGACAAGGCCTACAACGTGGTCCGTGCCTTCGAGGCCGGCTGGGGCGGCGTGGTCTGGAAGACCCTGGGCGAAGACCCTGCAGCGGTCAACGTGTCGTCGCGCTACTCGGCGCACTATGGCCCCAACCGTCAGGTACAGGGGATCAACAATATCGAGTTGATCACCGACCGCTCACTGGACATCAACCTGCGTGAAATCACCCAGGTTAAGAAGGACTGGCCCGACCGCGCATTGATCGTGTCGCTGATGGTGCCGTGCATAGAGGAATCGTGGAAGTTCATCCTGCCGCTGGTGGAAGCCACCGGGGCCGATGGCATCGAGCTGAACTTCGGTTGCCCGCACGGTATGCCGGAACGCGGCATGGGGGCGGCCGTCGGCCAGGTGCCGGAATATGTGGAAATGGTCACCCGCTGGTGCAAGACGTACTGCGCGCTGCCGGTGATCGTGAAGCTTACGCCGAACATCACCGATATCCGCCAGTCGGCCCGCGCCGCGCACCGGGGCGGGGCCGATGCCGTGTCGTTGATCAACACCATCAACTCGATCACCAGCGTCGACCTGGACCGCATGGTGGCCCACCCGATTGTCGGAGACCAGAGCACCCATGGCGGTTACTGCGGTTCGGCAGTGAAGCCGATTGCCTTGAACATGGTGGCGGAAATCGCCCGCGACCCGGAAACGCGTGGCTTGCCGATTTGTGGCATTGGCGGCATCGGCAACTGGCGTGACGCAGCCGAGTTCATGGCCCTGGGCAGTGGTGCCGTGCAGGTGTGCACGGCGGCGATGCTGCATGGCTTCCGTATCGTCGAGGACATGCAGGACGGCCTGGCGCGCTGGATGGATCAGCATGGGCACCGCAACATCGAGGCGTTCCGCGGGCAGGCGGTGGGGCATACCACCGACTGGAAATACCTGGACATCAACTACAAGTCGGTGGCGCACATTGACCAGGAGGCGTGCATCGGCTGCGGGCGCTGCCACATTGCGTGTGAGGACACCTCGCACCAGGCGATTGCCAGCACGCTGAAGGCTGACGGCACGCATGCCTACAGTGTGATCGAGGAGGAATGCGTAGGCTGCAACCTGTGCCAGATCACCTGCCCGGTGGAAGACTGCATCGAAATGGAGGCACAGGATACCGGCAAGCCGTACCTGAACTGGACGCAGGATCCGCGTAACCCCTACCGTGAGGCCAGTTGA
- a CDS encoding FAD-dependent oxidoreductase encodes MIDALNHLPRPRAGADQLAERFSDLAPPLTARQAALESARCLYCYDAPCVNACPSEIDIPSFIHRISDENLQGAAERILSANILGGSCARVCPTEILCQQACVRNNAQECAPVLIGQLQRYALDNAQFSAHPFKRSAATGKRIAVVGAGPAGLSCAHRLAMHGHDVVVFEACDKAGGLNEYGIARYKLVDDYAQREVDFLLGIGGIEVRHGQRLGGNLSLGELRDQYDAVFLGLGLNAVRQLGLPDEEAPGVVAATEYIRELRQADDLSQLPLADRCLVIGAGNTAIDMAVQMSRLGARDVNLVYRRGHDDMGATGHEQDIAKANQVRLHTWARPDAVLLDDAGKVRGMRFARTELAEGRLRDTGETFELAADAIFKAIGQRFDDASLHDPVAAQLAREGERIRVDENLQTSLPGVYAGGDCTALGQDLTVQAVQHGKLAAEAIHAQLMLNVEAA; translated from the coding sequence GTGATCGACGCCCTGAACCATTTGCCGCGCCCCCGGGCCGGCGCCGACCAGTTGGCCGAGCGCTTCAGCGATCTGGCCCCACCCCTCACCGCGCGCCAGGCCGCCCTGGAAAGTGCACGCTGCCTGTACTGCTACGACGCCCCTTGCGTCAACGCTTGCCCTAGCGAGATTGACATCCCCTCGTTCATACACCGCATCAGTGACGAGAACCTGCAAGGTGCTGCCGAGCGCATTCTTTCGGCCAACATTCTTGGCGGTAGTTGCGCCCGCGTGTGCCCCACCGAAATCCTCTGCCAGCAAGCCTGCGTGCGCAATAACGCCCAGGAATGCGCACCGGTGCTGATCGGCCAGCTGCAGCGTTACGCCCTGGACAACGCCCAGTTCAGCGCACACCCGTTCAAGCGCTCGGCAGCCACCGGCAAGCGTATCGCCGTGGTCGGCGCCGGCCCGGCAGGGCTGTCCTGCGCCCACCGCCTGGCCATGCACGGGCATGACGTGGTGGTGTTCGAGGCCTGCGACAAAGCCGGCGGCCTCAACGAGTACGGCATCGCCCGCTACAAGCTGGTAGACGACTATGCCCAGCGTGAAGTGGATTTCTTGTTGGGCATTGGCGGTATCGAAGTCCGCCATGGCCAGCGCCTGGGTGGCAACCTCAGCCTGGGCGAACTGCGCGATCAGTACGACGCGGTGTTCCTGGGCCTCGGCCTGAATGCCGTGCGCCAGCTAGGGCTGCCCGACGAGGAAGCCCCCGGTGTGGTCGCCGCCACCGAATACATCCGCGAGCTACGCCAGGCCGATGACCTGAGCCAGCTACCGTTGGCCGACCGCTGCCTGGTGATCGGTGCTGGCAACACGGCCATCGACATGGCCGTGCAGATGAGCCGTCTGGGTGCCCGCGACGTCAACCTGGTTTACCGCCGTGGCCACGACGACATGGGCGCTACCGGCCACGAGCAGGACATTGCCAAAGCCAACCAGGTGCGCCTGCACACTTGGGCCCGCCCTGATGCCGTGCTGCTGGATGACGCCGGTAAGGTCCGCGGCATGCGTTTTGCCCGCACCGAACTGGCGGAAGGCCGCCTGCGCGATACCGGCGAAACCTTTGAGCTGGCTGCGGACGCGATCTTCAAGGCCATTGGCCAGCGCTTCGACGACGCCAGCCTCCATGACCCGGTGGCTGCGCAACTGGCCCGCGAGGGTGAGCGCATCCGCGTTGACGAAAACCTGCAGACCAGCCTGCCGGGCGTGTACGCAGGCGGCGACTGCACCGCGCTGGGCCAGGACCTTACCGTGCAGGCCGTGCAACACGGCAAGCTGGCCGCCGAAGCCATCCATGCCCAACTCATGCTCAACGTGGAGGCAGCGTAA